A region of Columba livia isolate bColLiv1 breed racing homer unplaced genomic scaffold, bColLiv1.pat.W.v2 Scaffold_82, whole genome shotgun sequence DNA encodes the following proteins:
- the SYCE3 gene encoding synaptonemal complex central element protein 3 isoform X1 has product MAESEAQAGNYDNMVKMVEDLSKDLEKLLEEIEKLTVQATWMAYDMVVMRTNPHLSNSMRRLEDAFLSCKEEMEKKWQEVLSEYKVFLFSSHRSFTDTVEDGFAFIILRTTYLYICGSILMRLHITYIFMLKVKGHNVSIFIMLMSNLYSVCAYTNYMLSVSFFLEDYTHFITNICPVL; this is encoded by the exons aTGGCTGAATCAGAAGCTCAGGCAGGAAACTATGATAACATGGTAAAGATGGTGGAGGACCTGAGCAAGGACTTAGAAAAACTTCTGGAGGAAATAGAAAAACTAACAG TGCAGGCAACCTGGATGGCATATGACATGGTCGTCATGCGTACCAACCCACACCTGAGCAACTCCATGAGGCGTTTGGAAGATGCCTTCCTGAGTTGCAAagaagagatggagaagaaatggcAAGAGGTGCTAAGTGAATATAAAg tctttttgttttccagccacAGAAGTTTCACAGATACTGTGGAAGATGGATTTGCTTTCATCATACTAAGAACTACTTATTTATACATCTGTGGAAGTATTTTAATGAGATTACACATAACCTATATATTTATGTTGAAGGTAAAAGGTCACAATGTGTCTATTTTTATTATGCTCATGAGCAATCTTTATagtgtgtgtgcatacacaAATTACATGCTTTCTGTGTCTTTCTTCTTGGAAGATTATACTCACTTCATCACCAATATATGTCCAGTTCTTTAA
- the SYCE3 gene encoding synaptonemal complex central element protein 3 isoform X2: MAESEAQAGNYDNMVKMVEDLSKDLEKLLEEIEKLTVQATWMAYDMVVMRTNPHLSNSMRRLEDAFLSCKEEMEKKWQEVLSEYKATEVSQILWKMDLLSSY; this comes from the exons aTGGCTGAATCAGAAGCTCAGGCAGGAAACTATGATAACATGGTAAAGATGGTGGAGGACCTGAGCAAGGACTTAGAAAAACTTCTGGAGGAAATAGAAAAACTAACAG TGCAGGCAACCTGGATGGCATATGACATGGTCGTCATGCGTACCAACCCACACCTGAGCAACTCCATGAGGCGTTTGGAAGATGCCTTCCTGAGTTGCAAagaagagatggagaagaaatggcAAGAGGTGCTAAGTGAATATAAAg ccacAGAAGTTTCACAGATACTGTGGAAGATGGATTTGCTTTCATCATACTAA
- the SYCE3 gene encoding synaptonemal complex central element protein 3 isoform X3 — translation MAESEAQAGNYDNMVKMVEDLSKDLEKLLEEIEKLTVQATWMAYDMVVMRTNPHLSNSMRRLEDAFLSCKEEMEKKWQEVLSEYKGEKQTK, via the exons aTGGCTGAATCAGAAGCTCAGGCAGGAAACTATGATAACATGGTAAAGATGGTGGAGGACCTGAGCAAGGACTTAGAAAAACTTCTGGAGGAAATAGAAAAACTAACAG TGCAGGCAACCTGGATGGCATATGACATGGTCGTCATGCGTACCAACCCACACCTGAGCAACTCCATGAGGCGTTTGGAAGATGCCTTCCTGAGTTGCAAagaagagatggagaagaaatggcAAGAGGTGCTAAGTGAATATAAAggtgaaaagcaaacaaaatga